gcctgtcgCCATGACATGGCGATGCTATCAATGACACAGATATAAGTTtgctgccaacatattccagtctcttatattcggctggaaaatcgcaaagggaggaaaaattggggctggagagatagctatgggagagatgaggctggaggtcatcgttgatgggggaatgcagaggagaTAGTGGTTGAATTGTTCCGTTTTTTACTAAAAATGTAAAAGCTTTGTTCACATTTGAAGTCCTGTATACAAGTTTCTCTTTTGCCTACAGTATGTCGGGCGGACTGGTGTATTCCTACTTTACCTTCTACAAGACAGCGCAGACCGAAGATCCAGAAAAACAGCAGAGCATTCTCCTTGAAGATACTTTGACGTTGTCTTCCAAAGTAGGGGATAATTAACCTTCCACTGTGCTCAATGGAAGAAAATTATAAGACTTTCctgattgttatttattttataaaataaacaatttaCATAAATCTTTCTTCATGTCATTCcccattttaaacatattttccaCTATCAATCATTGAAAATTACTTTTCTTCTGAGACAAAGTCATATGACTTCTTTGTTTATTGAAGACCTTGCACAAACAGTGTGGACAGCTTGTTAGAAGTTTTGCTTCGTGTTACAACATTTCTACCAAGCAAGCAGTTTCACTCTCTTTATATGCCAAACATGTTCAAATGTTAATGATACATTCAGAAAGGAAAAACCCGATGTTAATAATGTTCTAAGTGTCAACTTTAGAGCTCTTTATATTGTGTACACTCTATTTTCTAGcatggtgtatatatatatacatgtatatatacatgtatatatcaTATGCCAGGTTCCTCACACAACATAATAAACTATAGGTTAGAATAATTCCATCATATAAAACATTGAGTAATAGTaattatttggtgttttgattATCAACTATTCAATTAAATTTTATCAAATCAAAATATTCTGGACTTGTGTTCATAATCAAATATGTTTGAAAATTGATGATCAAGAAGGAAACACTACTAGAATACTTGGCCAATTATGACGCCTCATACAGTGCCAGAAAATGTAGTGTTGTTCACAAGTCTCAAAACACCAGAGTGCTCCACAAATCGGTTTATGACAAATGTTATTTGTCACGACTTGCCTGATGATTAGCCAAATGTGTTTCATTTCAAGCTTGATCCATAGATTGCATGACTTGCAACTCTCCAAATGGTTTAtagaatttttatttatttttttacagaccACCTGGTCTCAGTGCTAAGGTCATCTATATATATTAGAATTTCTTAAGTTGCAGTTGTCGAGGTGAtataacatttcaaaaaatgTAGTTTTCTTTAACATTTGAAAATCTACCTGGTAAGAGCTTTTGATAAGGCTTGAAATGTTATCCTCTCATTCACAAACAATGGCTGCTTTAAGTCTTAATTTGCTCATGATCAGCAATCATTCATCCGCCCCACACCGGTTATTTCTTGAAGAGAAAACAATGATGCTGCAAACCAAGGTACAAAACTCTTCCttgttatatataaatatatacacacacacactcaacgtcATCAGTAGCAGCAGCACTGTATCCTCAATGCTGGAGATGAACGAGGCAGATCCAGAAGCCATTTGACAAAGTTTTGGATAAAGATTAAGGATATAACTGCAAAATCCTTTATCTGACCACACCCTATTACCGTTCTGTCCATCTGACCTtaaagcatacacacacgcagacacacacacccgcctaACAAACACAATAtacttataaaaaataactcGTTACCAAagtgcaaacaaaacaaaaacataattgTACTCCCTCTTTCCCTTTTAGAGAGGTCAGAAGACAAAAACATTCTTCATATCATCAAACCTACAATCATAGCAGCCTAAAATTATCTTAAAAATAATAGAAAATCAAAGCTGAATAAGGTGCTTTAGCTTGTTTCCTCCTGGTGTTGTGCCGAGAATGAGGAGAAACGTGATCGTCTATTCAGACAGACTATAAAAGAGGCCTgttcacttcttcttcttctttccctcccccccccacgtcTGCTTTGACCCAACATAGAAGACCTGTACTGGCACGTCGGCGGTTCCTACTGCACCTACTATACAGGAAGGCAGAACGGGACTACGGGAGAGGACcgggaggggacgggggggacgggaggggggggcccgggtcgagcgagagagagacgcccAGGTGAGCGCTCATGCCGAGAGGTTGTTGGCCAGCTCAATGAGAGCGAGTGCGCCGTGGAGGCGCTCGCGTTGCTCCTGGAGACAACGCTTGGCGGCTCCTCCGTGACCTCcgggcttctcctcctccgccattTCCTCCTCGTCGGAGTCGCCAAATTCCATGGGGTCCTGCTGCTCCTGGTCCTCGGCGGCCTGGCCCTTCCCCTTGGGGCCCCCGGGGGACCCGGTGTGGGCTCGCTGCTCGCGGGTCCGCCAGTACCTGCAACCCATCGACGGAGCAGAGCGGACCAGGTTAGTGGATGTGCATTCATGTCGTTCCCTTTCCCACCGCTACGCTTCAGGGAGGGAAGGTAACACCGACGCCATCTCGTGGTGGCCTTGCAAAGCTATGACCCACTGCCAAGAAACAGGCACTAACATGTGGATTTGGTTATCAATGGCAGAAATACCCTTTGAACCCCCCTGACTTTTCTTTTGCAATACAGCCTGTAATGTTAATCAATGCATGTAACCCGAGAGTTTGAACTCAATCAACAGTGGAAGCTGTTTCCTTTTTTCCATTACCAGAAATGCTGAATTTTAGCCTAATTCCAAGAAAACTTTCCCCATCAAGGATTTCCTGGGGTGTATTAGATGCAGCACTATACTGACTAGCAGTATGAACAGCAATAGGAGTTGGACTCACTTGGCCAGCCACTCTGCCACAGCCTTGTTGTCTACGGACTGACCCTTGCCCAGGCAGTCCTtcgcctcctctctcttcagccGGCTGAAAGGGTGCTTAGGGCAGTGGCGGTTGGCGTGTGTAAAACGATTTCCACATCCTGGCAAAGGAAATATTATTCATATTAATGCTAGGATattaattcaaattcaaatctATAGCATGTATGTTTCAATCACATGTGAAATATGTTATGACTGACAATGCTTTACTTAAAGATggttataataaatataaacatagTAATCCTGTATGTAGTTTTATAAAAGCTAAACCTagcagtaaataaataaatgcgtTGTGCATAAATCTATCTCCTATTAGGAATTCTGAAGTGTGATGGCACGGCCATGGATCCAGCAGGCTAACCTTTCTCTGAACAGGCAAACGGCTTCTCGCCCGTATGCAGTCGCTGGTGGGTCTTCAGCTGACCACTCTGGACAAACGCCTTCCCGCAGTTGGGGTAATCACACAGGTATGGCCTCTCACCTGAGGAAACAAACAGGTCTTCAGTGGATACATTCTGAACTTTAAAATAGCTTCAACAGGCTTCCCTGTAGTACTGAAGAAAACCCAATAACTATCTACACTCAACTGTTATTTCGTTAAATGCTTCTCTCTTATTAACTTGTCAATTGGGAATGTAGTTCAGCGGAGTCCTACGTCTCCACAGCCATCAGCTCAATGGGTGGGGCAGAATCAAACTCGGAACGTACACCTTGAATGCAAATAATCATGCAAATCCCATAAGAGCTCCCACGctgctcacctgtgtgtgttctcttgtGGGCCTGCAGGGACTTTTCCCTGGGGAAAACCCGGTTGCAGATGTTACAGCGGATATGGCTGGAGGAGGTCTCCCCCTCGGTGATCAGCTCCTGGACCGTGTCTGCACGTGGCCTGCCGCGTCGGATACCATCCTGGGAGGGAAGGAATCACTTGTGTTATTAAAGGTCTAGTTCCATGACACATTTAAAAGATAAATGGTTATGATATTATGACTCTAGTTCTATGACTGTAGCCGTAGCCCTCATGAAATAGAACCATCGGTATGTTATTACAGGTCTGGTTGTATGATTGAAGCCGTACATGAAATAAGACGATTATTATtttaactctagttctatgatctTAGCACATACATACTATCGTCCCGTACATGAACGGGACGATAGTTGTTATTATAACACTAGTTCTTGGGAAGATTTTATGATGATCAAACATGTCTTTGAACTTTATTGCTATTGTTTTACTACTAGTTTATAATCATTCAACTTGCATGTCTTCCGATAAGAGAAGATGAACAGTAGAAGGGAAACAATGTGTCTTTGTGCTGCCAGTGATAAATGAATGCTATTTACATATTGACAGATAATCTCACTTTTTATGAATTATTGGGAAtcagtttattattttattattgaacTGCCAGATAACGGCGTTGCTAAAGCAATATATTATAGGGCTTATAGGCAACCTAATTACTAATACATTATGCATATTATATTGGATCAATATCTAAAAGTGTCAATAATGTCATACACTGGGCTTCAGTGGTGAATAGTGCACGACACATTACATGATGTGCAACATTACAGAGGAACACATGTCTAGATGAGTTCTGCATTTCCGGTCATATTTTGGCGCGCGAACCAGACGTCACATATGAGCAGCTGCTGCCGACCAGGAAGTATGTGGGGTTTAAAATCCAGACACACCCAATTGCGCGGGCGCTGATCTTTAAAGACACCTTGTAAAAATGAACCTCATGCATACATTTGCTTATGTATAGATGTTTGAAACTGCCACGTTGATATATGATGTTGAATACATGTATACCATTTAGGCTGGAGTATGTATTACATAGAGCATAAAGTATTCAGCCCTATTATCCAATAGTTATTATGCAGTAATAGGTATTACATTACTTATTAGTAGTACTCTGAGTATTTTTGTGATGTCAACGCATTTAACTCTGAATGGACACATGCATCACTATTTGATGTGGAATATTACAAACAAATGTGTAGAGTTCTGAAATAAGAGAGTTATGGTTGTAAGGACGTACCTTCATCTGGTCGGGAGAGGACGTAAGGTCAGCTTCACTGGCTGTTGTAGTACCAGTTGGGGACGAAGCTCCATTCATTGATCCAGGGCTAAGCGATACATTGTGGGCATTTTCTCCCCACTTCCAGGGGTAGACCATGAAGTCGCTGAATCCAGGACTTGTCGGCATCAGGGCCTCTGTCTGCCTGGGCTTGATCGGGGTGGTCTTGATGACGGACACCAAAACTCTTTTAGGCGAGTCGTTGCAAAAAACAACGTGCGGGTGCTTATTCTCTGCCATCGCTGGTGTATAgaaaaaaactccttaaaatCGAAGTGTCAACTGAATGGCAAAAACCCGCTCAAAAGTCGAGCTGCAACACATATGGTCCCAAACGCAAAGTATGTATTTCAGCCGGGAGTAAATAACCCGGTCATTTCCAACGCAGCAGAATAGCAAGCAGTTCCACTTAACTGCTATGAAACATATGAATATACGAAACTATACCTCGATATTTCTACTCCCGAGGCGGCTGCATGAAGTATGTGAATCCTCGGAAATGTCTGTGTCCCGCGTTGCAAATCGCGCCTGACTAGTTGTAGTTCACCGACAAATCCGTTAACGGGATGGTGCCACATGTGTCAGAAATAACCTATTACAGGAGCAGTAGGAGAACAAGCAAGCCCACCGGAGCGGATAGCAGCCAATGACATGCGCCGAAACGCACTGGAGGTCGTGATTGGTGGATGCGTTCCGCCCAAGAGCTTGAGCTTTGAACATTCGTTACGCGCCTTCGTGCACTGTCCAATAGCGCGTATGTCTTGCAGCCATGTCGCCAATGAAAAGAAAGGGCGGGTAACTTTACTTTCCTAGAGCAGATGTCCTTTCCCGCGCTGCAACGTCTGTTTATGTTATTACATTTTGGGTCGATTTAAAGGGTAAGGAAACACTGACTCAGTGGCGCCAAAGTTATGCAATGTTGCCAGGAAAGATGCTGAGACAAAGGGTGCACTGTGTGTGACAGAGTCGACAAGGGCTTAAGTGATGTTTGATATTTAATGTTTTGTGGAAATATAGCTGATTGTGTTCATTTCATATGAATATGACATGAATATGTAATATTTTACAAACCATTTTATACATTTGAAATATcatatttgaatacatttgacatGATGTGTAAAGAGACCATAAAGGCCTAATGATCTGGAAACAACTGactttaataaaatgttaatgaAAGACAAGAGGGAAGACAAATGGTTGATATGGTTGACTGTGCAGGCTATTTGTAACTAGCTTGGCTTGATTAGTTTCGGTATTTATCTAAATAAAGGCCTATGTACATATATTATAGAAAATATTTGAATGTAGCCTATGTGTAATATCCTATTGAGGTCATGACTGTGTCATTCATAAGGGATATTCCAGCACTATAGTCATATTTGTAGAGGCAGTGTCCTCTCAAGACATGATTCATGCCTGGGAAGACACTCAGCCAGGGTGAAGATCCTTTAAATATTTGAGAACTATTTTTCAAGTTTGATCCCTGACATTCAAACTGTGAATATCTCAATTATAAGTTTGTATTAAAATCCCCAAAAATCAGCTATTTATTAAATAGGCTACATCTTCCCAATTATTAAGGAGAATCGTTTGCCTTGTTCTCTAGCTCTGAAGGTAGATGTAGGCTATTTAATATAGGCCCCACTTTTTTCAAACGATTATCGCTATGCCCCCTAGATGGGGCCACTTTCAATAAATGTATTTCTCCAAAAAATTGTGCCATTATTATCCAAACATGAATTCAATTCACAATCTAAGCGAGAAGTCCTCGTGAGGACGCGCCGCAACCGTCTATTACTTCAGATAAGAAAAAAGGTTAGAAGGCTAAC
The Gadus macrocephalus chromosome 6, ASM3116895v1 DNA segment above includes these coding regions:
- the znf367 gene encoding zinc finger protein 367: MAENKHPHVVFCNDSPKRVLVSVIKTTPIKPRQTEALMPTSPGFSDFMVYPWKWGENAHNVSLSPGSMNGASSPTGTTTASEADLTSSPDQMKDGIRRGRPRADTVQELITEGETSSSHIRCNICNRVFPREKSLQAHKRTHTGERPYLCDYPNCGKAFVQSGQLKTHQRLHTGEKPFACSEKGCGNRFTHANRHCPKHPFSRLKREEAKDCLGKGQSVDNKAVAEWLAKYWRTREQRAHTGSPGGPKGKGQAAEDQEQQDPMEFGDSDEEEMAEEEKPGGHGGAAKRCLQEQRERLHGALALIELANNLSA